The following proteins are encoded in a genomic region of Hymenobacter siberiensis:
- a CDS encoding geranylgeranylglyceryl/heptaprenylglyceryl phosphate synthase: MRLTLLSLYDALRARQQHGRKALAVLLDPDNLDETSLLHLLGLSEAHPVDYFFVGGSLVLSSHQAALITLIKAHSDVPVLLFPSHSMHLDGPADGLLLLSLISGRNPDFLIGQHVVAAPRLKASGLQLLSTGYMLVDSGRPTTASYMSGTAPMPHNKPGIAACTALAGEQLGLKLMYLDGGSGAQNPVSGAMIAAVREAVSAPLIVGGGLNSGERLYAALAAGADVVVVGNHIEANPEFLAEAVGVVASFNQVAASQRVFQ, encoded by the coding sequence ATGCGTCTAACCCTTCTAAGTCTTTATGATGCGCTGCGTGCCCGGCAGCAGCATGGCCGCAAAGCGCTGGCCGTATTGCTCGACCCGGACAACCTGGATGAAACCAGCCTGTTGCACCTGCTCGGCCTGAGTGAGGCGCATCCGGTCGATTACTTTTTTGTGGGGGGCAGCCTGGTGCTTAGTTCGCACCAAGCTGCCCTTATCACGTTAATCAAGGCCCATTCTGATGTGCCGGTGCTGCTGTTTCCCAGCCACAGCATGCACCTCGATGGCCCGGCCGATGGCTTGCTGCTGCTCTCGCTCATCTCGGGCCGCAACCCTGATTTTTTGATTGGCCAGCACGTGGTGGCCGCGCCGCGCCTCAAGGCCAGCGGCTTGCAACTGCTGTCGACGGGCTATATGCTGGTCGATTCGGGCCGGCCTACCACGGCTTCCTACATGAGTGGTACCGCACCCATGCCGCACAATAAGCCGGGTATCGCGGCCTGCACGGCACTGGCTGGCGAGCAGCTGGGGCTGAAGCTGATGTATCTCGACGGTGGCAGCGGGGCTCAAAACCCGGTATCCGGTGCGATGATTGCGGCCGTGCGCGAAGCCGTGAGTGCGCCCCTCATTGTGGGTGGCGGGCTGAACTCAGGCGAGAGATTGTATGCAGCCCTGGCAGCCGGGGCCGACGTGGTGGTGGTGGGCAACCATATTGAGGCCAACCCGGAGTTTCTGGCCGAGGCGGTGGGCGTGGTCGCTTCGTTCAACCAAGTGGCGGCTTCGCAGCGCGTTTTCCAATAA
- a CDS encoding YfhO family protein, which yields MAVVASAPSVSSAPWWQRAVPHVLAVLFFVVLACAYFAPIMFDGKTLAQHDITQFQGGAHEAQEYAKAMGKEALWTNSMFSGMPTYLISLHFPGDWSGYLQKAMTLGLPAVVANLFLALLCGYILLVALGVRPLIAVAGAVALGFSSYNLAILAAGHNTKSLALAYAPLVLGGLLVTYRRDKWLGAALFAVGLTLNVHVNHLQITYYLLLLVAIFGIIELVSAVRAGRLPDFAKRTALLALGAALAVGVSFGRLYTTAEYSKYSNRGPSELKSAAPTAPGQAPAANPEDAGSGVDRDYAFQYSYGVGETITLLIPNFYGGASSMPLGTDSNLAKAGLPQEYLGSMPTYWGQQSYTAGPVYMGAVVCFLFILGLFVVEKRTRYWLLAGTVLSILLAWGKNFETFNYLIFDLLPGYNKFRAVSMALVIAQLAMPILGALALSRILRPRPAAAPTLPGTKAPLSAEASALLPKVLYAGAIAAGLCVLAYLASFSFDFAAPVDGELTKQGFTPQLLGALRADRADLLRNDVWRGLLFIGAALGVLYFHLKGQLKVVPAAAIMVVLVLVDLWGVDKRYLGDNKFQRETIAEEFQLSPADQLILQDKDLSYRVLNVQNPFNEAQTSYFHKSIGGYHGAKLRRYQDLIERQISNNNQQVLNMLNMRYLITGDAKQPVQRNPGALGNAWFVSEVQPVASPDAEMAALSTLSPATEAVVDASKFPQQKAATYDIAGSSIALTNYSPDELKYRYNATQAGLVVFSEIYYADGWQAFIDGKPVPHIRADYVLRALQVPAGAHTIEFKFEPRSYAVGNAVSLVASIALLLVLVGTGVYVARRRERSGDELLNDAPVLA from the coding sequence ATGGCTGTTGTTGCTTCTGCTCCTTCTGTTTCGTCCGCGCCGTGGTGGCAGCGGGCTGTGCCGCATGTGCTGGCGGTGTTGTTTTTCGTGGTGCTTGCCTGCGCGTATTTCGCGCCCATCATGTTCGATGGCAAAACCCTGGCTCAGCACGATATTACCCAGTTCCAGGGGGGGGCGCACGAGGCGCAGGAGTACGCTAAAGCCATGGGCAAAGAGGCTTTATGGACCAATTCCATGTTCTCGGGTATGCCCACGTACCTTATCAGCCTGCACTTTCCGGGCGACTGGTCCGGGTATTTGCAGAAGGCCATGACGCTGGGCCTACCCGCCGTGGTAGCCAACCTGTTTCTGGCGCTGCTCTGCGGCTACATTTTGCTGGTGGCGCTGGGCGTGCGGCCGCTCATTGCGGTGGCGGGCGCGGTGGCGCTGGGCTTTTCGAGCTACAACCTGGCCATTCTGGCCGCTGGCCACAACACTAAGAGCCTGGCCCTGGCCTACGCGCCGCTGGTGCTGGGCGGCCTGCTCGTGACGTACCGCCGCGATAAGTGGCTGGGAGCCGCGCTTTTTGCCGTGGGCCTCACGCTGAACGTGCACGTCAACCACCTTCAGATTACGTACTACCTGCTGCTGCTGGTGGCTATTTTCGGCATTATCGAGTTGGTATCGGCGGTGCGGGCGGGCCGCCTGCCCGATTTTGCCAAGCGCACGGCGCTGCTGGCGCTGGGCGCGGCGCTGGCTGTAGGCGTGAGTTTCGGCCGCCTCTACACCACCGCCGAATATAGCAAATACAGCAACCGGGGCCCGAGTGAGTTGAAGTCGGCCGCGCCTACTGCGCCCGGCCAGGCCCCGGCCGCCAACCCGGAGGACGCCGGCTCGGGCGTGGACCGCGACTACGCGTTCCAGTACAGCTACGGTGTGGGCGAAACTATTACTCTCCTGATTCCCAATTTCTACGGCGGGGCCAGCTCCATGCCGCTCGGCACCGATTCTAACCTGGCCAAAGCAGGCCTGCCGCAGGAATATTTGGGTTCGATGCCCACCTACTGGGGCCAGCAGAGCTACACGGCCGGGCCGGTGTATATGGGCGCGGTGGTATGCTTTCTGTTCATTCTGGGGCTGTTTGTGGTGGAAAAGCGTACGCGCTACTGGCTGCTGGCGGGCACGGTGCTGTCCATTTTACTGGCCTGGGGTAAGAACTTTGAAACGTTTAACTACCTGATTTTTGACCTGCTGCCGGGCTACAATAAGTTTCGGGCCGTGAGCATGGCGCTGGTGATTGCGCAGCTGGCCATGCCCATTCTGGGTGCGCTGGCCTTGAGCCGCATCCTGCGGCCCCGGCCGGCCGCTGCGCCCACGCTACCGGGTACCAAAGCGCCCCTTTCGGCCGAGGCTTCGGCATTATTGCCCAAGGTGCTGTATGCCGGCGCTATCGCGGCCGGGTTGTGCGTGCTGGCTTATCTGGCCAGCTTCAGCTTCGATTTTGCCGCGCCCGTGGATGGGGAGCTGACCAAGCAGGGTTTCACGCCGCAGCTGCTGGGCGCGCTGCGCGCCGACCGCGCCGATTTGCTCCGCAACGACGTGTGGCGTGGGCTGCTCTTTATTGGGGCGGCGTTAGGCGTGCTGTATTTCCACCTGAAAGGACAACTGAAAGTGGTGCCGGCGGCGGCCATTATGGTGGTGCTGGTGCTGGTGGATTTGTGGGGCGTGGATAAGCGCTACCTCGGCGACAATAAATTTCAGCGCGAAACCATTGCCGAGGAATTCCAGCTCAGCCCGGCCGACCAGCTGATTTTGCAGGATAAGGACCTGAGCTACCGCGTGCTCAACGTGCAAAATCCCTTCAACGAAGCCCAGACTTCATACTTCCACAAGAGCATTGGTGGCTACCACGGGGCCAAGCTGCGCCGCTACCAGGACCTTATCGAACGCCAGATTTCAAACAATAACCAGCAGGTGCTCAATATGCTGAACATGCGCTACCTCATCACCGGTGACGCCAAGCAGCCAGTGCAGCGCAACCCCGGCGCGCTGGGCAATGCCTGGTTTGTGAGCGAAGTGCAGCCCGTGGCCAGCCCCGATGCCGAGATGGCGGCCCTCAGTACCCTGAGCCCGGCCACCGAAGCGGTGGTGGATGCCAGCAAATTTCCGCAGCAAAAAGCCGCGACCTACGACATTGCCGGCTCCAGCATCGCTCTCACCAACTATAGCCCCGACGAGCTGAAATACCGCTACAATGCTACGCAGGCCGGCCTGGTGGTGTTCTCCGAAATCTATTACGCCGATGGCTGGCAGGCTTTCATCGATGGCAAGCCGGTGCCGCACATTCGGGCCGATTACGTGCTGCGGGCCCTACAGGTGCCGGCCGGCGCGCACACCATTGAGTTCAAGTTTGAGCCGAGGTCTTACGCCGTGGGCAATGCGGTGTCGTTGGTGGCCAGCATTGCGCTGCTGCTGGTGCTGGTGGGCACGGGCGTGTACGTAGCACGCCGTCGCGAGCGCAGCGGCGACGAGCTGCTGAACGACGCGCCGGTGCTGGCGTAG
- a CDS encoding DUF4834 family protein, giving the protein MKFWLIFILIFFAVRYLLPIVLRLALSGFVRKQMRNGGFVVPPQARPDSSPNAQPGEVRVDYVPPVAEQGKQPHDFKGGEYIDFEEVK; this is encoded by the coding sequence ATGAAATTTTGGCTCATATTCATTCTGATTTTTTTCGCGGTTCGATACCTGCTGCCCATTGTGCTGCGGCTGGCGCTAAGCGGCTTTGTGCGCAAGCAGATGCGCAACGGAGGCTTTGTGGTGCCGCCCCAGGCACGGCCCGATAGCAGCCCTAATGCCCAGCCCGGCGAAGTGCGGGTGGACTATGTGCCGCCCGTGGCAGAACAGGGCAAACAACCACACGACTTTAAGGGTGGGGAATACATTGATTTTGAGGAAGTAAAGTAG